The Tubulanus polymorphus chromosome 3, tnTubPoly1.2, whole genome shotgun sequence nucleotide sequence AACTGCAGCTGATATTAAGTGGCTCTCTGGTGAGTACTGAGCCATCATCATAATTACTTACTGGATGGcttattttttacaataggtAGCCTCAATGAGGATATATGTTATTTTGAGGCCCATTTGCACAATCACAGCTTAAGTAAAAAACCACTTAGATAGTTTAGACCACAGTCACAGTTGtgagattggctatagaaccaaaaattGAGCTCAGACTggacttaagttgttagattggctatagaaccaaaatgaactcaGACTGGTGttaagttgttggattggctacacaaccaaaatgagtttagactggttagATTAGTTATAGAACCAGAATGGGATATGATAAAATCGGTTTATAATCTAAACCATGAATCTATTACCAGACCCTTAACCCTGAGGACTTACAATCAAGACTTGGGTTCAAAATCTGGTCTGAAAAATACTGAACTATCGATTACAATAATTTTCACACTTTCGCATCTTTCAATTGTTTTCTGCAGAGTTTTGACGCCGGGAGCGAAAATAAGGACGCAATGAAACCACAGGCATCGCAATCAAATACATCGGTGAACAACAACAAATCTACTTCATCTAAAACCGTTTCAAATCAAGGTCTGAGCAGACTGGAAAATAGTAAGTGAAATACCGCGATTATGGCACGGTATAAGGTAATAATTTCCCCTGGAGAAAATTCCAcgaggtaaaaatcccccaggTAAACGATTGTAACCTAGTTTTTATTCAAGTTGCCTACTCTTgttgggggatttttaccagggGGATTATTACCTCCATTCTTATGGCACTGTTTGCTTTGAATAATTGAAGTTAGGGTcctctaacaacttgagatcATTTGAATTGTTCATTTGGAGTTGTCCTTATAAATCTTTTCTGTTGCAACATGGAAtctagagtccatggttgcaCGCAAAAAAGGTTTTCTTGGTTTGTCTCTCTTACAATATACTACGCGACAAACGCGAAGATATAGAGTTGAAAAATGTATAGTTCAAAAGATCTCTCTATGTCTGATGTTTAGTGAAGTGTCCACATGTATTTTTGTCTTGTATTGTGTTTGCGTTTCAATGCGAATGCTTAATGAAACAGCTTTGTAATAAAGGGCCGGGTCGGTTGGAATTTATTGTGTACTCAGTAAATTACAACACTTAATCATGTCAATACACTTTCCAAAATTATCCATTTCTTCAGAAAAATTGCAACATAAAAGTGATAAAAGTAATAAAAAGTCTTTTGTGTTGATCGGTAAATGAAAATCTTTATCGCGGAAAACTTGTTTTAGTAACGAGGCCCAGTGCCATATATTTAAAGGTTTCATTGACTCGATCTCTTTTTGTTGTGGTAGGCAAGAGAAGTTTGGTGTCAGGAAtttttttaaccctttcacagTGGTTCCCTAGATTTATCAGGGTTTTAACAAGCCATTTTGGATGTTCCACAGTTGCTAGTTAATAAAGGTTCCCTTAAAGGTCGTTGTAAATAAGTTAGTTTGACTAATGTTATGGTCAAATTTTACAAACGAACTTTAATCTAACTAGAACTGGGTTAAATCGTTGatataacataacataacTGACTGATATCTATTGTAAACAAAATACAGTTGCAAAGTTTTGCTTTGATTAACTTCTACAGTCCAATCATCATTGGAGGTTTTAGTTATACttactttcatataattactGTGGAACTTcagaaaaatcattatttcacaTGTAAAATTTCTATACCTACCACCACAAAATGTAGATTTTTGCGTTGCTAAAGCCTGTGATAGACTAAGCGAATTTCATGGctgaatcattttttttaaaccaaatTTTGCGTAATGTACCACAGGACACCGAAAAGATTTAGTGAAAAAATACATCAGATCATTTATTCTCCTAAAATGTATGAACCTCTTTTTCCTGAATTCAATCACAGGTGTATTATGAAGTTTGTCTAGTCTGTCACGAGTTTAAAATGTTAACAATCACGTGCGTGAGTTCGACCACATTTCGCACTCCTCAATCGATTGATACTTTTACCAGGTCCGTACGGTTCGTTGGGCGTCGGCGCGGGCCCCGGCACAGTTCTCGCTAAACAGAAAACTAAAATCGCCGCCAATCTGAAAAAACGTCAGAACACGACGATCGTAGATTCGAGTCGAACGCAACGAGGTAATAACGAACGTAAAAATCCAACTTTACACGAGTCAGAAAATAATCAAGGTAAAATTCGGTCTAAGTTTTTGCGTTTAGTGTTTTTGGCTCCTTTCCACACACCTACACGTGCCTCTAGTGCAAAGGTAATTCCCTTTATCTTCTCAGTATGTTTGCGAACATCTTGGCGACAAATTCCtaatgtttttaaagatttattcaagTTAGACAAGATTATTTCAGAGCGGAGAAACTTTTTCTCTGGCGAAATCATTTGGGAATTATTTAAGATGATAGATAGATAGTAGTTGtagacatttttttcaaaattttcaacccGATTTTACACGGTCTGGTTCAATTTTTCTAATAGCACTTGTTAAAACATTCACCGTGTGTAATAATCATCACAATATAACAGCACCAAAACCaacaaatttgatgaaaaacaaatcTCAAATTTAGTCACACatagaatagaaaatttaaGATATAATTTTCTCCGTCGCTTGAAaattttatcttcagatttcaaatgtttttatttcatttctagatGAACATCCCGAACACATTTCGCATAATCGTAGTAAAACgctgccccctggtggacagaaaacgacgatgtcgaaaGTAACAGAGATGAATCTAGACCGGGTGAAAAACGCTAAATTGATGGCAGAACGAGCTATCAGGGTACGTTCCCTCGAAGCTGCTCCTCAAGAAGTTAGGCCTAGATGGCTTTCACTCTACAGTCaaattgatcataaaactTCCACTGAATTCGATTGTCAGTGTGTTGCAgtcatatttgaatatctattaACCCTtctcagtgcgtctacaccgcagtgcagtgtatgaatcggtgatggattttgctagtacaccgcactgcggggtattgatttaattagtaattagttttcatctctattgaaagatggcagcacctgtcaaacatagtgaaatattagtcaCTTAcggcagtgcggtgtatacgcactatagtggtattcccgttattccacacactagggtggaatttccaaaaattttcaaattatcttcagcactatagggtattgattagtcagcactgaaagggttaaattgaTTTGTTGCAGAAACGTAAAGTATTCACGATACAAGGACCGTACCCGTCAATCCGAGCGAGTCTACGCCGTCGAGGCTGGGTGGAGAAATTCTACAAGATTCCGGGACCggtgaaaaaaatacagaGATCCGTGAATCGTAAACCGAAAATTGTCGATTCCGATgacgataatgatgatgatgacggaGATGATGATGGAGACGCTGATGGTAAGCATCTATCGTGTTTACGTATAAAACTTACAAAAAAACAGTGTATTTTGCTTATCACACTTATCTTATTAACTCATTGCCTGCCAAAACCGTACTGGTACGGTTGACTTGTTTCTTAACTTTaacgatagatggcgaatCCATCGCACAACAATAGTTAGTTTAATGCCTTAAACTATTATCAGTCGTTCAATGCAGTgtgttagtgacgtcatctaTTGAAATGGGGTCTGAACACGCATGAATTGGCATAATAAAATACCCCCTCTGCACTAGTGATTGCTGCAGAttttatcagttttagaaGAAATGCTGCttattttacatgaaaaagcAAGACCagataaacaaaataaaacaaatttgatgatgatatctcttttagtttttgttttatgaatcTCTGAATAACACGGAAATCCTGGCAAGTGCAGCATTAAAGAGTTAAGAAAATTGAACTGCATTTGCcgaatttttgataaattttgtatttctttatgaattatgaattttatataatcattTCGATCAAAATTCTGTTATGTCTCTTCACTTGTGTACATTAATGGAGAAAATTCTATCATTAATTTAATGATATTCTCTAACACAGATTACATGGCCGATGAAAATAAAGTTCCTCCGTGGGAAGAAAATGATGGCATTTACGGAATTATGGTTCGTATTTCTCTTGATTCTAAACTCTTCCCAGAAACCTGATTGTTTTATGATGACATTATCATAGAATGTTTCATCTGGGGCATGAAGCCGCAGTTTATTGGAGATCTTTCTGATGACTTAACCCTTTCCTTGTGTCTACACCTCAGTGCAGTGTATAGATTAGTGATCGACTTTGCTCTTACACCGCATCACAGTGTATTGATGCTTCGCTTTTATCtccattgaaagatggcaTCACCTGTttaacatagtgaaatactagtaactaatgatacatcgcaccgcagtgtagacgcactatagcgaTATGCCTGTTATACAATGCACTGGGGTGGaacctttttaaattttctaatcATCTCCTGCCTATATCTTTTTGGTATTAATTATTTGATGCAATTCAAAGTTGATAAAAGGAACACGACatatatcattgaaatgtctaTATTTCAGTCTCGTATAGCGCGGAATTCATCGCCGACGTTCGTCTGGTGTATTCGTCGCGACGCGGTCGATTTCCGATTTATGAGCAGAGATCAGATGGTGAATCATTATTGTCGCGCCGGTTCGTTTACGACGAAAGCCGGGCTGTGTACGAACATACGAAACGTTCAATGGTATTACGACGCCGATCCCGATACGTTCTTCCCGCGTAGTTATAAACTCAATAGCGAAGACGACGATAAGCTCAATTTTGTTGGTAAGTCTCGTTACACTTATTGATTTCTTACCCTTTTCAGTGCCGACAGTTTCATACTAAAAAATGCTGTTAAATGCTTTGTCAAATTCCACTCCAGTGCCTTGTATAACATACACACTGTTATATTGCATCTACCTCTCAGTGCGGTGTGGTGTATATCATACACACTGTTATATTGCATCTACCTCTCAGTGCAGTGTGGTGTATATCATACACACTGTTATATTGCATCTACCtctcagtgcggtgtatatcATACACACTGTTATATTGCATCTACCCCTCAGTGCGGTGTGGTGTATATCATACACACTGTTATATTGCATCTACCTCTCAGTGCGGTGTGGTGTATATCATACACACTGCTATATTGCATCTACCtctcagtgcggtgtatcattagttattaatatttacaatataagatactgccatctttcaatagagatggAGATTCttactaattgaaaataagatgGATACGCTGCATCAGGTGGTAGGTGCAATATAGGGTGGGTGGATTATACACTACATACCAAGGTACTCGAACTAAAAGGGTTTTAAGGGTActtgcactgaaagggttaaaggcTTCAACTGTTTATGAAGTCACCTAACCCAGGGTTTCAATTAATTGCACGAAATTCATGATTTTCGCTACCAAACATTCTGCATTCCTAAGAGCTGCCATGTTTGTTTTGAATGAAGAGCAGCAATATCTATTGGGTTTCAATCTTAAGTTGTTGGggatttatttcatgaatttgatTGTTTTCAGATGATTATCGGTTGTCAGcttgtatgaatattattaaatGGGTGATCTATCGGCATGAAGGTGAACCGGAGCCAGATGAGGGGGAAGATGAGGAGAAGggtgaaaatgaagataaagaagaGAAATTAGAGGAGAATACTTCAAATATGTCAAATACATCGAATACGTCAAATGCGCCAAATAACAAATGTATGTTTGAATACAgttctttttcattcaaaatattgTTATGATATTAGTTTGACAATTGGTAAACCAACAACTGTAGTACCTGACCCTGagtcaactgtgaaactggtccACAGTAAAATCAAACCACACTGTCAGCTTAGTACTAGGTAGACTTAAAGATCAACTCATTTAGTTGGTGTGAAATACACTGCAGAAGAAATTACTGTTACAATCCAAATGGTTTCGAAATGATGAcaattttcttgaattttgcAGCTCCATCGCGTAGGAAGAAGAAAGGAGGTGTCGTTCCGATGAAATGTTTAGACGTAGCTATTCAACAATGTGAACGATGGATCAGATTCAAAAACAACGAAGATATCGATCATTGGGAGGATGTAAGttttaaaaattcttttaaatgtCTGGTCAACAGTTGACAAAGGTTAGAATCAGGATCAATTCAAACGATTGACTTTTTTTCAGCCGTATGAAATTTCTGATGCTCAATGGGATCAGCTAATACAGTGGTCTTATCAACTTACTCAGTAAGTCAGCATTCTTCAATCGCAGGGATATAACTATGTATATACTTCCAGTTACATTCACCCTTTCtgtgccatctttcaataaagATGAAGACTTAttactaaaaatcatcactgCACCATGATGCGGTGTACTATCaaagtccatcactgatttatacatgtcactgcagtgtagacgcactgaaatgTTTAAGTTTGTGCACAGTTTTTGACAATTTTTGATATAAGATTCAATATGTAGTCAACCTTTGATTATCCCCCGACATTCAATCATCGACCATCCTTAGTAAACGAAGGACCGGGAAATCGAGTCCCTGAAAGTCAAAATTTCGAAATAAGTTCTGAAGATTATGGATCCGTTTCTCGTTTTTGTAGGGATGACGGTGTAATTCAACAGAGTAGATCGCGGTTAGCCGAATGTCAAATAATGGCCGATCGCCTACGACTGACGAAACCTCAGTTTGATATGGACGGTACGAAGAATATATGGATTGTCAAACCTGGCGCCCAATCAAGAGGAagaggtaatgtaaaaaaggcCACGATAAAAAAGGGTATCACCAAAATCCTAAATCAACGATGTAGGGGAATACCATGGGTTTGACTTGTTTCAAATTCCGAATCTGTTTTATTCTCATGAAAATGCGAATGGATTTCACGCGAGGGCAAACTCGATTTTCGTAGATCATTACACGAGACAGAAAGACCCATATATCCCATTAGTAATATGATTGCTATGTCATCTCTggtgatatttttttattttcagaagcTTGATATCGCTATGTTTTTAACTACCGTCAATTAGGGAAGATATGTCAGTTTTTAAGCAAGCAGTCatgagaaatatcaaattaattcaaatagtaGACAGATTCACactatatagatttcaatatacTAAATACCTACAACCTACTTTACTGCGGCCAGTTGCTCAGTCAAGGGTTCGATATTAAGACCAGCCTAAAATCAttctggttctatagccaatctaacaacttgagaccaatctaagctcactttggttctataaccaatcttacaactcaAGGCCAGTCTTAAGTCcatttttgttctataaccaatctaaccaataataccagtctaagctcattaaTTGGTTCTATTACCAATCTAACAgctcaagaccagtctaagaccattttGAATCTAGAGCCATCTTAACAACTTTGTTCTCAGGATATGAGCCTCCACTCGCATGGTTAGATAATGTCTCCCTGGTGTGTTGTTTTTCAGGTATAATGGTCATGGGAAAACTAGATGAGATTCTGAAATTAGTCAATACCAAGAAATACGTCGTACAGAAATACATCGGTGAGTATTTCAACTGCAGTTGCAAAAAAAACCAGATTTTTCGGCTCATTTATTTCGTGAAATTTGCTTATTTTACTTCTCGTTGCACAGAGCGCCCCCTGTTGATTTACAACACGAAGTTCGATATACGTCAGTGGTTTCTGGTAACCGATTGGAACCCGTTGACCATGTGGTTTTATCAGGACTGTTATTTCAGATTTTGTACGCAGCAATTTACTCTAGACGACTACAACGCGTAAGTGATGCCTGATCCGTACTGTAGCAATTGGTAGCAACAAAAATGATATCCAACTTTCAAAACcattcaatttctttgaattGATTCAGTTAATATTAGTAAATTGAGTTTTTTGTTACCAATTCAGGGTGGTCACTTACCTACCTGGAAACCAGCGATAAGTCAGGGAAATATCTTATCTACCATATATAAgatattttcttgaaaaaattttataaaaaaagctaaaaatcagggaaaagtcagggaaattttcTGTGGATGTCAACACGCAAGTCAAAtttagagtcaaatttaaccgaGACTGTGGATCGTAGGGCCAGTTCCAAAGTAGAAACTTAAAACCAAAAGTGGCcctaaatcttaagactggtctaagcATCTAAGTCATTAGATTGACTTATAACTCATGTGGTCTTAAGCAGGTCTTTAGTCTAAGCCTATGAAACCGGTTGCAGGTTCCACTGGATCATTTCCTTAGATTACAAATCTATGATCTATTTTTGGACACTTCTTCTATAGAAAGTTTTGCTAGTCGTAGATAAACCGAACCGGTCTCGAAAGTTTTATACGTTTTTATGACGTAATTTCGTCATGTTTTTACAGGTCGATTCATCTATGCAATAACTCGATACAGAAACACTACAGTAACGGACCTCGTTCATCTCATTTACCTCAGGATAACATGTGGGACAACGATCAATTTAAAGATTATCTCAGGTAGAGAAATAACAAGAAACTTCAGCTAAACGACACCTTGAAAATTATAGCACATATATATTGCTTAGTAAAATAGGAAATTATGTAGGCCtaaaataaagaatgaataagattattttgggtttgaatatatcgataattgaatttacCGGCAACCAGTCGAGCAACGATATATCGATGATGTAGTGCACATCAACTCCCCCTTAAATACCGGTAATGCGTATTGTAAAGGTTTTTTATGGCGTCAGAAAGTTAGATTTTAAAGACTATCATTCTATCTTGCATATGAACTACATGATTTCCCGATCCTAGAAATTCAAGACTTTATTTTGTCTACTTTCCTGACTATGGAGTTTTCAAAATTACGAATTAATACTTTTTTCActgaataaaatgatatttctattcaCGCAGACGTAGAGGTCACGGTGATGTTTGGGATAAAGTGATCTATCCCGGTATGAAGGAGGCGGTGCTCTCGGCTCTACTCTGTACACAAGATCTAGTTGAATATAGAAAGGTTCGTTCTATTTTTTGGGGCTACCATCTTTTTTAAAAGCGTTATTGGTGAAAAACTTAACAATGAGACCTCATTACAGTGTGcacattttatattataaaccTTCATACAGTGTACACCTTTATGAAGTGGGCGCGCCACAATAATTTGTAGATTTGTAGAGCTATTCACTATTCACTTATTAAACTAAAAACTTACATATTTGTTCTTTCATGAAGTCATCATTTGAATTGTACGGTGCTGATTTTATGATCACTGAAGATTTCCGTCCGTGGTTGATAGAGATTAACTGTAGCCCGACGATGGCTCCTAGTACTAAAGTGACGTCACGACTTTGCGCGAATGTTCAGGAAGACACGATCAAAGGTACCACACAATCTGACTAAAATCCAGAGGCTCATTACATAGTGCTAGTAGAGATTCAAAATGTAGGAAAAAGTAAACTTGATCATTGAGCATTATCAATTATCTTATCAGATACCTGGAACAGTTCCAAAATAATTTTAAGAATTTCAGACTGAGTTATTGGGAATAGATAGATTGTTTCTCAAACCGTAGTTATTCTTAACCTGGACCCAATTGCACAACCATGAGCGAGTCTAAAAGTGGTCCTAAGTCTTAAGaagactggtcttgagttgttagattgattatgGAACCAAAATGCGCTTAGATTGgtctgaagttgttagataAGCTTCAGAATCAAAATACGGTAggcttagactgatcttaagttgtttgattggttagcgaaccaaaataagcttagaccggtcttgGATCTTACGCCGGGTAGTTGCTTGGTCATGGCTTAGATCTAACACCAGTCTAGGACCATATTAGTTCTAAAGccaaacaacttaaaaccagtctaaagatttaagaccacttttggacatACCGGCAGGTCGTGACCGTGTGACTGCTTGACTCTGCCTTGTGAATACATTAGAAAGTCATATTTTCATGTTCAacgtttctatttttcagtcgTAATCGATCGAAAATATGACAAAACGGCAGACGTCGGACGATTCGAATTAGCGTATAAACAGAGCGTCGTCGACGTTCCTCCGTACATCGGACTGTGTTTATCGGTCGAGGGTCAGGGCATCCGTAAACCCGGTTCGATTCTCACCGCTCGCAGAAACACGTGTGCTAGTTTAGACATAGTCGCCGAAGTGAATCAGAATCAAACTAAAGAATCGAAAGTGAATCGTAGTTCGCCGTACTTGGCGTCGAGCGGCGCGGCGGCCGCGCTCGAACAGACGTATTCCAACAATAAACCGTTGCCGTTCTCGTACACGAAACCGACGAATCATTACAAATCACCGACGCTGTCTTCCTCGTTGTCATCAACGACACTCGGTAAAAAAGACTCCGTGAATTCCGTGACGAGcaaatcgtcgtcgtcggcggCGACGACAGTAAAAAACGCGaccagttcgtcgtcgatggTCGCGGCGACCGGTTCTCGTAGTCGCGATAACAACATCGTTCAACAGCAGACGACGGCGAGACAGTTACCGGAACGCGAACGGTTCCCGCTGCGATTGACGAACGTCGACGCCTTAGATTTGAAGCAGGCGCTGGCTCCGCCCTCGAAAGGTAATGATAATCAAAACAACAACAGCGCCGGCGTCGTCGTCGGCGGGAGTGAGGATGAATTAATCGAACGTTTAAAAACGATTGTCGAAGAGAAATCGTTGCTCGGTTCGTCAACCGCGTTTTCTCACAGAAGTTCCGCTGATAGTAATCGAATTCCCCCTCCTCGAATCGTCGGGCTCGATAGCGCAAATCATCGGCTGCGCGGCGAGATTCCCGTTTTGAATCGCGCGCCCGTCGTCCCGGCGATTCGAAATAAAAAAGGACGCTCGAAAAGTATCGATCGGTTCGATGACGATGATAAAGCGAGTTTCCGATTGCCACAAGTTCCGTATGCAAATATGGTATCCGATGAGACCGTCGTTTCGGGGGGTGCTAAGTCGTCCAGCGCGCCTAGATTACGATATTTTTCGAGTCAAAAACCGCAAAACAGTTTATTCATAGAATGACTGGTTGTAGTGTACGCATCATCGCGATGATATTCAGCTCAATCCCAGTTTTTTCTGCGGTTAATTTTGAGAGTTTTAGAgtgtttttctttttgcttctaaaaaatatgtaattttGGTCTTAACTAACGTGAAAGTTTGAACTAAACGATTCCTGAAGCACGACTGGATTTTCGGTGCAAGTGGCCTAGTAATCTTTTACCTATATAGAATAGAATTtccattgaaaattattttttgcacttgcattttatgcaaattagggaCAGGGGGCCAGGATCTCATATCAGCAATTTAGCGTCGTAAGTATCGAAAGACGGAAAGCTGAATGGCAAAAAGTCTAAAAACTGCCATTCGGAAAATCCATTTGTCTTGACCAAGTATTTGACTTGAATAAAACCCAGGGGCCTTGGTAGTTAAGCTTAAACGTATTAGGCTTATTTCGTTGATAATCAAACTTGAAAttaaccaaaaatttgagattAGTTTTTCCATGGTTCGATAGATCAAATTTAAATGGCTTAATTCCGATGAAACTACAGTTTTATATCTGTCTATTGAGTGACTTGTGAAGTAAGAATGATTGTCACTCAATTTATATTCTCTTTTCCTGCTGCTAATCTATCGGTTATACATAATAAAAGACGAAAAACTTATTATTTTGGTCGCAGGCAAAACGAAGTCTTCACCCGGTTATCGCAAACATACTATTGACGATTTGAAAGCAGCCCATGTCATCAAGGTTCCTCTACCAAAAAAGCTGTCATTTGGAAAACTCCCAATTATAAAGACTCAGATTTTGTAAAATCTCATCCGCGAATGAGGTATCAATGTACGCTCAAATCtattctttattatattttttatcatctcTCTCTGTCTATCCCTGCACACACTGTGTGGTAATACTATTCCTGTGTGCACACTGGTGATACTATACCTGTGTGCACACCCGTGTGGTAATACTATACCTGTCCGCACACACTGTGTGGTAATACTATCCCTGTGCACACCGTGTGGTAATACTATTCCTGTGTGCACACTGGTGATACTATACCTGTGTGCACACTGTGTGGTAATACTATCCCTGTGCCCACACTGTGGTAATACTATCCCTGTGCACACACTGTGGTAATACTATCCCTGTGCACACCGTATGGTAATTCTATCCCTGCTCACACCATTCCAAAgttctggaaccagttccacagtactggCACCCAGCTGCTCAGTTATAACTGAATTCCTAGAGCCCTTTTTtcataataacaatatttgtaCTGACATTTTGCTGTCGTATTTCTTTCTGCAGTTATGCGCGTCAAATTGCCACCTCTTACTAGAGCTCACATCTACAATCATCGAAATCGTTCACCAGTTTTGTAAGCAAACTTTTGAGAACTGGGGCCAATTTTCGAGAccggttttgatttttaactcaAATTGCTTGAATAGTGAAATTAACCCAGAGTTTAAGATGAAACTGGTCGCATGAAAATGGCCTCGAGGCATTGTTGCATAGCCATGGCTGAATCCTAACATAAACCTAGTCATCATTCTACCGGTACTGGTCTTAAAGCTGTAAGATTGGCTTCTGAACCAAAATGAACAGTTCTTGAATCTTAGCCTGGACTGTGCAACCAGCCTCTGATACTTTGTGTAATGCAGTGccttataatatatattatgattttgtatgattATTTACCTGCTTGCTATAAGATATTCTCCA carries:
- the LOC141901366 gene encoding tubulin monoglycylase TTLL3-like isoform X1, with protein sequence MGRRNPYREPELQSVPKISYRTKKLASASRKRKVDGRSKPKNQQNHPGNFISIATDSSSYDKSVPNYMQDTIARRESLVLPPLRRLEIAKKLYAASLTFSPSSGSPPGNNSPSERRQSNSKISGLSFPKVSDNLSLTSSLHSKNSPAAAAHDRIMARAAAIATTTTNGSRKSSFQFADENPFTFQPKVSSASVRIVEGLGSDFMTRQQQHIEKQKKNLEQANQHYQEQIRVKKSTSPTEKTNTKRSESFDAGSENKDAMKPQASQSNTSVNNNKSTSSKTVSNQGLSRLENSPYGSLGVGAGPGTVLAKQKTKIAANLKKRQNTTIVDSSRTQRDEHPEHISHNRSKTLPPGGQKTTMSKVTEMNLDRVKNAKLMAERAIRKRKVFTIQGPYPSIRASLRRRGWVEKFYKIPGPVKKIQRSVNRKPKIVDSDDDNDDDDGDDDGDADDYMADENKVPPWEENDGIYGIMSRIARNSSPTFVWCIRRDAVDFRFMSRDQMVNHYCRAGSFTTKAGLCTNIRNVQWYYDADPDTFFPRSYKLNSEDDDKLNFVDDYRLSACMNIIKWVIYRHEGEPEPDEGEDEEKGENEDKEEKLEENTSNMSNTSNTSNAPNNKSPSRRKKKGGVVPMKCLDVAIQQCERWIRFKNNEDIDHWEDPYEISDAQWDQLIQWSYQLTQDDGVIQQSRSRLAECQIMADRLRLTKPQFDMDGTKNIWIVKPGAQSRGRGIMVMGKLDEILKLVNTKKYVVQKYIERPLLIYNTKFDIRQWFLVTDWNPLTMWFYQDCYFRFCTQQFTLDDYNASIHLCNNSIQKHYSNGPRSSHLPQDNMWDNDQFKDYLRRRGHGDVWDKVIYPGMKEAVLSALLCTQDLVEYRKSSFELYGADFMITEDFRPWLIEINCSPTMAPSTKVTSRLCANVQEDTIKVVIDRKYDKTADVGRFELAYKQSVVDVPPYIGLCLSVEGQGIRKPGSILTARRNTCASLDIVAEVNQNQTKESKVNRSSPYLASSGAAAALEQTYSNNKPLPFSYTKPTNHYKSPTLSSSLSSTTLGKKDSVNSVTSKSSSSAATTVKNATSSSSMVAATGSRSRDNNIVQQQTTARQLPERERFPLRLTNVDALDLKQALAPPSKVMRVKLPPLTRAHIYNHRNRSPVLFSGSRGQLGSDLCQVRQQPKHDVPLRQRTPVQMSARQRQFSRGQIQTL
- the LOC141901366 gene encoding tubulin tyrosine ligase 3-like isoform X2; translated protein: MGRRNPYREPELQSVPKISYRTKKLASASRKRKVDGRSKPKNQQNHPGNFISIATDSSSYDKSVPNYMQDTIARRESLVLPPLRRLEIAKKLYAASLTFSPSSGSPPGNNSPSERRQSNSKISGLSFPKVSDNLSLTSSLHSKNSPAAAAHDRIMARAAAIATTTTNGSRKSSFQFADENPFTFQPKVSSASVRIVEGLGSDFMTRQQQHIEKQKKNLEQANQHYQEQIRVKKSTSPTEKTNTKRSESFDAGSENKDAMKPQASQSNTSVNNNKSTSSKTVSNQGLSRLENSPYGSLGVGAGPGTVLAKQKTKIAANLKKRQNTTIVDSSRTQRDEHPEHISHNRSKTLPPGGQKTTMSKVTEMNLDRVKNAKLMAERAIRKRKVFTIQGPYPSIRASLRRRGWVEKFYKIPGPVKKIQRSVNRKPKIVDSDDDNDDDDGDDDGDADDYMADENKVPPWEENDGIYGIMSRIARNSSPTFVWCIRRDAVDFRFMSRDQMVNHYCRAGSFTTKAGLCTNIRNVQWYYDADPDTFFPRSYKLNSEDDDKLNFVDDYRLSACMNIIKWVIYRHEGEPEPDEGEDEEKGENEDKEEKLEENTSNMSNTSNTSNAPNNKSPSRRKKKGGVVPMKCLDVAIQQCERWIRFKNNEDIDHWEDPYEISDAQWDQLIQWSYQLTQDDGVIQQSRSRLAECQIMADRLRLTKPQFDMDGTKNIWIVKPGAQSRGRGIMVMGKLDEILKLVNTKKYVVQKYIERPLLIYNTKFDIRQWFLVTDWNPLTMWFYQDCYFRFCTQQFTLDDYNASIHLCNNSIQKHYSNGPRSSHLPQDNMWDNDQFKDYLRRRGHGDVWDKVIYPGMKEAVLSALLCTQDLVEYRKSSFELYGADFMITEDFRPWLIEINCSPTMAPSTKVTSRLCANVQEDTIKVVIDRKYDKTADVGRFELAYKQSVVDVPPYIGLCLSVEGQGIRKPGSILTARRNTCASLDIVAEVNQNQTKESKVNRSSPYLASSGAAAALEQTYSNNKPLPFSYTKPTNHYKSPTLSSSLSSTTLGKKDSVNSVTSKSSSSAATTVKNATSSSSMVAATGSRSRDNNIVQQQTTARQLPERERFPLRLTNVDALDLKQALAPPSKGKTKSSPGYRKHTIDDLKAAHVIKVPLPKKLSFGKLPIIKTQIL